The following DNA comes from Mycoplasma phocoenae.
CAGCATTTAGAGATGAACCTGATTTTGCTAAAGTTTTGAACTCTTATTCAATACCAAATGAAGACAAATATAAAATGATTGACAATGTTTTCAGTGGTAATGATCAATTGATTATTAATTTTATTAAGATACTATCAAAAGAGCATATGATAACTAAAATTGTGTACATTTACGAAGTTTTCAGAAACTTTTATTATGAAGCTAAAAAAATCAAAAGAGGAACTATTTTCTCTACAACGCCACTTACTGAAAAAGAAATTGAGCAATTTACTCAAAAATATTCAATTATGTTTAATTTCAATCTAATTCTAAAAAACAGAATAGATAAAAGTATTATAGGTGGAGTAAAAATCGTAATTGATGATATTGTGATTGATAACACAATACTAAATCAATTAAATAAATTAAAAGACTCAATATTAAAATAAAGGAGGACAAATGCCATTAAAACCAAATGACCTTAGTGCAATAATTAAAAAACAAATTAAAAACTTTGCAAAAGTTATTTCAACTGAAGAAATCGGTGAGATTGTAACATTGGGAGACGGTATTGCATTGGTTTCAGGTCTTGATAATGCCAAATTGGGTGAATTATTAGACATGGGTAACGATGTGTATGGAATGGTTCTAAACTTAGAAGAAGAACTTGTTGGTGTTGTTATTATGGGTGATACTAACAAGTTAACTGAAGGTTCAGAAGTTAAAAGAACAAACAAAGTCATATCTACAACAGTTGGTGATGAATTACTTGGTCGCGTTGTTGACGCGTTAGCAAATCCTATTGATGGACAAGGAAAAATTGATGCTGAGTTAACAAGTGAAATTTTTAAAGTAGCGCCAGGAATAATGACACGTCAATCTGTTGACCAACCTTTGGAAACTGGAATTATTGCTATTGATTCAATGGTGCCAATTGGTAGAGGACAACGTGAGCTTATTATCGGTGATCGTCAAACAGGTAAAACATCAATAGCGATTGACGCGATACTAAATCAAAAAGGTAAAAACATACATTGTATTTATGTTGCAATAGGTCAAAAAAATTCAACAGTTTCTCAAATTGTTGAACAACTAAAAAAAGATGATGCATTGGAATATACAACAATTATTAATGCGTCAGCATCTGAAAGCGCACCACTTCAATATATTGCTCCTTATACTGGAGTAACTATTGCTGAGTACTGAATGTCAAAAGGGAAGGATGTTTTAATAGTTTATGACGATTTAACTAAACATGCAGTTGCATATCGTACATTGTCATTATTATTACGTAGACCTCCAGGTAGAGAAGCTTACCCAGGGGACGTATTTTACTTACATTCACAATTATTAGAACGTTCAGCACGTTTAAATAGCGAAAATGGTGGTGGATCATGTACAGCCTTACCAATCATTGAAACACAAGTTGGAGATATTTCAGCTTATATACCTACCAACGTTATTTCAATTACAGATGGTCAAATTTTTACTAAAGAAGATTTATTTAACTCAGGGCAACGTCCGGCAGTTGATGTTGGCTTCAGTGTTAGCCGGGTTGGTGGAGCAGCACAAATTAAAGCCATGAAACAAGTATCAAGTTCATTAAAACTAGAATTGGCTCAATATAATGAAATGCAAGCTTTTGCTCAGTTCGGTTCTGACTTAGATGAAAGTACAAGATCAATACTTGATCACGGTGCAAAAGTTTATGAATTCTTAAAACAACCACAAGGTCAACCAATAAATCAAATTGATCAATCGCTATTATTGTTCTGTATTAAATATCGTTTAACAAACCCTATACCTAAAGAAAACATAAATGAATTTAAAAATCAATTCTTATCGTTCTTTAAACAAGACAAAACAGCAAAATCATTGAGATTGAAATTAATAAACAAAAAAGCATTTGATGATGAAATAATTAGTTCATTAAAAGAAGTTATTAAAAACTTTATTCAAACTTATATTAATAAAATACCAAATTATGATAAAAATGCTCATCCAAGCATACCGAAAGATTAATTGTGGCAGATTTATTAAATATTAAACACCGTATTGATTCAGTAACGACAACTAAAAAAATAACTAAAGCAATGGAATTAGTTGCAACAGCCAAATTAGGTAGAACGAAAAACGATTACGATAAAATAAAAATTTATTATGATCGTGTACAAAGCATTTTTGATAATTTAATGGTTCATAGTGAAGAAATTGAAAAAACTATTAATGTTGAAGGAAGTAAAAACGGAGTACCCAAATCTTTATATATCATAATTGGATCCGATTTAGGTTTGTGCGGTGCTTATAATGCGAACTTGGTTAAATTAGTTAAAGAAAATATTAATAAAGATTCATTAATGATTGTTATTGGCTCAAAAATGTTAAATGCTTTTAAAAAATACGATAATCAAATTATTCAATCATTTATTAAAATAGGCGATACATTAGAATATTCATTAGCTCAAGTTATTTCAAAAAAAATATACGACACTATTCAGGAGATCTATGTAAAAGATGTAAATATTATTTATACTGAGTATATTAATAGCATCACAACTAATCCTGTTATAAAACAAATATATCCAATAAAAGAAAAAACTCAAACTAGCGAAGTTCCTAAAATTGATTTGTCGATTTATGAACCGAGCCCAAGTTATATTCTAGCTAGTTCATTTGGTATGTATTTTGAAGCTGAAATGTATTTAGCTTTAGGAAGTTCAAAATTATCAGAAATGTCTTCACGGCGTACAGCAATGGAAAGCGCTACTGATAATGCAGAAGAATTAATCAAAAAACTTCAATTAAGCTACAACCGTACTCGTCAAGCCAAAATTACTGAAGAACTTACTGAAATCATTAGTGGTTCATCATCATAGAAAGGAATAAAATGGATAAAAAAGAACAAAATAATTCAGTATTATTATCTGATAATGTTGAAATAAATACAGGACATATTGTTCAAATTTTAGGACCTGTTGTAGACATTAGATTCGAACCAGGTCATATGCCTTTTATCAACAATGCTTTAGTTTTAAATCACGAAGGTAAGAAATATGTTTTCGAAGTATCTCAACACATTGGTAACGACACAGTAAGGGCGATATCAATGGATTTAACATTCGGATTGAGAAGAGGTATGAAAGTTTATGATACTCATGCACCAATTTCTGTGCCAGTAGGTAAAGCGGTATTATCAAGAATTTTTAACGTTTTAGGGGATCCTATTGATTTAAAACCTTGAGATGGTTCAGATGTTGATTATATGCCTATACATGCTGCAGCGCCTTCATATGAAGATCAAAAATCAGCTGTAGAGATACTGGAAACAGGTATAAAAGTCATTGACCTATTAATGCCTTATGTTAAAGGTGGAAAAATTGGTTTATTCGGTGGAGCCGGAGTTGGTAAAACAGTTTTAATTCAAGAATTAATTAATAATATTGCAACTCAGCACGGTGGTATTTCAGTCTTTGCTGGAGTTGGCGAACGTACACGTGAAGGGAATGATCTATATCACGAAATGAAAGCCAGTGGAGTATTAGATAAAACCGCTTTGGTATTTGGACAAATGAATGAGCCCCCTGGAGCTCGTATGCGTGTTGCCTTTACAGCATTAACAATGGCTGAGCATTTTAGAGATCGTGAAAATCAAGATGTATTGTTATTTATTGATAACATATTCAGATTTACTCAAGCAGGTTCAGAAGTTTCAGCGTTGTTAGGACGTATGCCATCAGCTGTAGGTTACCAACCAACATTAGCTACTGAAATGGGTTCTTTACAAGAACGTATTACATCAACTAAACGTGGCTCAATTACTTCAGTACAAGCCGTTTATGTTCCAGCTGATGATCTAACCGATCCAGCTCCTGCAACAACATTCAACCACTTAGATGCTAAGACAGTTTTAGACCGTAACATTGCTGCTTTAGGAATTTATCCTGCAATCGATCCTCTAGCCTCTAACTCAAGATTATTAGATCCAAAAATAATTGGATTAGAACATTACACATGTGCACGAGGAGTGCAAAGTATATTACAACGTTTTAAAGAATTACAAGATATTATCGCCATATTGGGTATGGATGAATTATCAGAAGAAGATAAAAAAGTTGTAGCAAGAGCAAGAAGAATTAGAAACTTCTTATCGCAACCATTTTTTGTTGCGGAAAAATTTTCTGGATATCCAGGGAAATTCATAAAATTAAGCGAAACTATTCACTCATTCCAAGAAATATTAGATGGTAAACACGATAATTTGCCTGAAGAACATTTCTTATATGCGGGTTCAATTGAAGAAGTAGTTGCTAGAAGCAAAAAATAATGGCTAATAAAGTTTATTTAACGATAACGACTCCAACAGGAAGTTATTTAGAAACAGAAACAAACATTGTAACAGTAAAAACTACTGAAGGTTATATAGGATTACAAGCTAATGGCACTGAATTTATGGCTGCTTTAGTAGCGTCTAAAATGTTTGTAACTTCAGAAAATAATAACCAAAAAACTTATTATATAAATCAAGGAATTGTTCACGCTAAAGACGATAAAATCGACATTATCGTAAATAACATTAGTGACAAGGCTCTTGAAGAAATCAAATTTAAACCTTCAGATAATAGCAACTTTAGTTTTATTGAAGAAACAAAACTGAAACGTTCAATTGCGAAAAAATAATTTAATCGGGTTTTTCCCGATTTTTTTTTATTTATGTTCTGTTTTTTTACTTTTATTAACAAAGGAGAAGAATGAATAAATTTATTATTTACTTTACATTTAAACACAACGGCGATTGACGTAAAATATTTCAAGATTTTCACTCGAAGGAAATAATAGAACAAAAAGAAATTGTAAAATATGACAAAATATTGAAACAAATGGGCCTACAGCATTTAACAATTCTTGATAATCAATATCCAAACAAATTAAAAAATGTTTATCAACCTCCATTTACTTTGTTTTATAAAGGTGATTTAAATTTACTTAATGATTCGATATTTTTATCCATAGCAGGAGATTTAAAGGATGATCAAAACAATGATTACATTATTAAAACACTAAGCCAAATCAATAAAGATAACAACATAACATTAGTTACTTTTTCGTCAAATTATACTAACAAAACAGTATTGGATTATTTTATAAAAAATAACATGAAAATAATTATGATTCATCCTTCCGGGATAAATGAAAATGACAAATATTTTCAGTTTAATTCAGTAAATATACTACATATTACTGAAGTTCCCATAGCAGTAAAAAGCAACAAAAAATATACCGAAATGGCTAATAGATTAATTAGTGCCATTAGCGACAAATTAATTATTTATTCAATAACGAAAAATAGTAATTTAAATAAAATGATCAATGATTTTTTAGACATAGGTAAAGACATTTATGCATTTCCAAATGTATTTAATGACTATCAAAACTGAACAAATTACTTAATTGAACAAGGGGCTAAAATCATTACCGGATTTGCTTAATTTGCATTGGTAATAAAGCGTTTTTTGAATTGAAAAAATCCAGTAAATTCATTAATATCCCTAATAGATTTTTTAATGTGCTAAAATTTATTAAAATAAATTACTTAAGGAGAATAAATGACACCACATATAAATGCAAAAGAAGGATCAATAGCTAAACTAGTTTTAATGCCAGGAGATCCATTACGTGCAAAATTTATTGCAGAAAAATTTTTAGAAAACCCAGAACTTGTTTCAAACGTTAGAAACGTGTTAATGTATACGGGAACATATAAAGGGGAAAGAGTTACAGTGGCAGCATCGGGAATGGGTGTACCATCAATCGGTATTTATGCCTACGAATTATTCAACTTTTATGGAGTTGAAGCAATAGTAAGAATTGGTTCGACAGGAGCATATGTTAAAGAATTAAACTTATACGATGTTGTATTAGCTGAAAGTTGTTACGGAGAAAATACTTCATTCCGTAAAGCATTTTTAAATGATGAATCAAACATTATTTATCCAACTAAAGATTTAAACGAGTTAATCTTAAAAAACGCAAAAGAATTAAACATTCCAGTTAGCTTAGAACGTGTACACTCAGAAGATGCATTCTATACAACTGAAAGTGCAGAACAAAGAAGAAAACGTTCAGGTAATTCAGCTTGTGTAGAAATGGAAAGTTATGGATTATTCACAGTAGCTGAAAAATTAAATAAAAAAGCCGCTTGCTTATTAACTGTTAGCGATAATTTAGTAACTCAAGAATTTACATCAAGCGAAGAAAGAGAAAAAGCGTTTGAAAAAATGATGGAACTTTCACTTTCACTTGCTAAGGGTTTTTAATAATGAGAATGACAGATTTGATTGAATTAAAAGCAAATAAAGGAGAATTGTCCAAAGAGCAAATTCAATTTATAGTTTCAAATTTTACAAACAAAAATATTCCAGATTATCAAATGGCAGCTTTTTTAATGGCAGTTAGATTAAACGGCATGAATTCAAAAGAAACAGCTTATTTAACTGAATCGATGATGAATTCAGGAAAAGTACTAGACTGAAGTTTTTTAAATACAACTATTGTTGATAAACATTCGACAGGTGGTGTTGGTGATAAGGTCTCAATAGTTTTGGGCCCATTATTAGCGGCTGTTGGTTTAACCATGGCTAAAATGAGTGGTAGAGGCTTGGCTCAAACAGGTGGCACTATTGATAAACTAGAAACAATCAAAGGTTTTAATGTTGTTTTATCTGAAGAAAAATTTAAAGATGTGGTTAAAAAACACAAAATAGCAATAGTGGGGCAGGATAAAGAGTTAGTTCCAGCGGATAAATTGATTTATGCGTTAAGAGATGTTACTGGAACAGTTCAATCAATACCTTTAATTGCATCAAGTATAATGTCAAAAAAATTAGCAACAGGTTCAAATGTGATTTTATTAGATGTTAAATGCGGTTCAGGAGCATTTATGAAAACCGTTGAAGAAGCAACAGCACTTGGTAAAGAAATGATTGAAATTGGTAAAAATTTAGGTAGAAAAGTTATAGTTGAAATAACAAACATGCAACAACCATTAGGTAGAGCGATCGGGAATAAAAATGAAGTTTTGGAAGCTATTCAAACATTAAAAGGCGAAGGACCTAAAGAATTTACAAAATTAATTTATTCATCAGGTTCAGAATTAATTAAAGGTTCGAATCTTGCGTCTACGATTGAAGAAGCCAACGAATTAATTGATCAAGCAATATCATCAGGAGCTGCTTTCAAAAAATTCTGCGAATGAGTAACCGCACAAGGCGGCGATATTGAAGACACTTTGAAAAGCGATTGATGAAAACCTGCTTACTCAATAGAAATTCAATCAGACAAAACAGGTTATTTAGAAATCACAAGCGCACTTGAGTTTGGTCTTTGTGCAATGAAATTAGGTGCCGGTAGAGCAACTAAAGAAGATTTGATTGATAACGAAGCAGGTATTTATTTAAATAAAATTACAAATGAGTTTGTAAACAAAGGTGATATATTATTCACTTTATATTCTTCAAAAGAAATTGATAAAAATATAATTAAAGATTTAAAAAATGCTTATCAAATAAATCAAGAAACTATTGAAAATCCAGTAGTTTTAAAGAAAATTAATTAGGAGTAACTATGCAATATAATAGAATGGTAGATCATACCTTATTGAAACCAGAAGCAACACAAAAAGATATTGATAATTTAATTAAAGAAGCTAAAGAATATAACTTTAAAAGTGTCTGCATAAACCCATCATGAATAAAACACGCTGTGGAAAAATTAAAAAACACTGATACAATCGTTTGTACAGTTGTTGGATTTCCATTGGGTTCAATGTCAACTCAAGCTAAAGTTTTTGAAACAAAATTAGCAATAAGTCACGGTGCTGAAGAAGTTGATATGGTCATCAACATAGGACGTTTTAAAGACGGCCAATATGACTATGTTTTAAACGAAATTAAAGCATTGAAATCTGAATGCGGTAAAAAAGTATTGAAAGTAATTATTGAAACAGCATTATTAACAAATTGAGAAATTGAAAAAGCTACTGAAATAGTTATGCAATCAGGAGCGGATTTTATTAAAACATCAACTGGATTTTCTTACCGTGGAGCATCATTTGAAGACATTGAAATAATGAAAAAAGTAGCTGGAGATAAACTTTTAATCAAAGCTGCTGGTGGTATTAAATCATATGCAGATATGGAAAAAATGGCAAAACTTGGAGCAAATAGATTTGGAATGAGTAAGTCAGTGCAAATATTTTCAAATCCAACTGAAAAAACAGAATCAAATTATTAAAAAATAAGGACAAACATGATACAAATTTTCGATCACCCATTAATTAAAACTAAATTAACAACAATGCGAGATAAAGAAACAAATCATTATGTATTTCGTAAAAATTTAAATGAAATTGCCTCTTTGATGGTATTTGAAGTCTTGAGAGATTATAAACCGAAAGAAATTGAAGTTATTACTCCCATAGAAGTTAAAACTACTGGATATACATACGACAAAGAAATTGTAATAATCCCAATTTTAAGAGCTGGTCTAGGAATGGTTCAAGGTATCTTGGACTTAGTACCACAAGCCAGAGTGGGTCATATTGGTATACAAAGAAATGAACAAACGTTCGAGGCGAATGATTATTATTACAAAGTACCCAACGTTGACAAGGATAGTTACGTGTTGGTTGTAGACCCAATGTTGGCAACAGGAGTTAGCGCTACTGATGCTATTCGTAAATTAAAAAACGAAGGATTTACAAATATAAAATTAGTATGTTTGGTTGGCGTACAAAAAGGAATTGATAAAGTTATGGAAGAATTTCCAGAAGTTGATATTTATCTTGCAACAAAAGATGAAAAGTTAAACGGTAAAAAATACATCGTCCCAGGTTTAGGTGATGCAGGTGATAGATTGTTTGGCACAAAATAATTATAAAAAGGACCGCCTTTTTTATTTTTAGCACTTTGCTATTTAGAGTGCTAATTATGTTATAATTTCGTATAATAAGTTTGAAAGGACATACATGGAGAATAAAAAATATTTATATATACCAATTAAAAATGACATTGTTTTCGCAGATACAAATCATGATATTTTAATTGGAAAAACTGAAAGTTTACAAATTATTGATTTTTCACAAAATTCAAATATTGAAATTGTATTACTACCAAAAATCGAAAACACTGACAATAAGAGCGTTAAATTTCATCAATATGGTACATTAGTAAAAATTGCTAATGTCAAAAACAGTCTCAAATTAGCTAAAACTAAAGTTGTTACATTTGAAGGATTGCAACAAGTAGAAATTATAGAAAGAGATGTGGAAGGAACCGATTTAAACGCAGTTGGCTCAGTAGTAATTGCTAAGCCTGTAGATTTTTACTACTCTGATTTTGAAAAATCAAAAAAAATCTTTGAAAAAATTATAAAAGTAACAAACCAAAACATTTCACGTAAAAATAGTGATTTTGATAGCTCGGTAGAAAATTTAGATTTATCGTTAACCAGTCAACAATTTTTAACATCTTTAGCTTCGAAAGTTCTTGATAGTTTCGACGCCACAATTGAAGAAAAGGATGAAATATTCAGTACTACAGATATTAGTGAACGTATTGAATTAATATACAAATTATTAATTAAAAACATTGAACTACAAGTTGTTGATGAGGAAATTGATAAAGTATTACGCGGAGAGCTAGAAGATCAACATAGAGAATACTTGTTACGTGAAAGAATGAGAGTAATTCAAAAATCGCTTGGTGAAGAAGAAAGTGATTTGGATTTTGAAAAAAAATCTAAAGATCCACAATTTAAAAAAATATTCCCAGATGCAGTTATTAAAACAATAGCAAAAGAAAAATCAAAAATAAAAAACATGATGCCTTCAAGTCCTGAAGCTAATATCAGCAAAAACTATGTAGACTTAATGCAAATTCTTCCATGAAGAAAAGTAGTCGCAGAAAACTTAGATTTAGAAAACGCAAAAAATGTTTTAGATAAACACCATTATGGATTAAACAAACCAAAAGAAAGAATACTTGAATTTATCGCAGTTATGACACATAACAAAATTCAAGATAAAAACAAGAATGATTTATCTTCTATTCCGAATGATCCAAATCACTTTATTGACAATAATTTGTTCGTTTCTAAAGAGGGAAGCCTAGTTAATGAATCGTTAAGACCTATGCCAATTCTAACTTTAATAGGTCCTCCAGGTGTTGGTAAAACTACTTTAGTAAGATCTATTGCCAACGCTCTTGAAAGACCATATATTAAAGTTAGCTTAGGTGGGGTTAAAGACGAATCAGAAATTCGTGGTCACCGTCGTACATATGTTGGAGCCATGCCGGGTAAAATTATTAATGCTATTAAAAAAGCGGGAGTTTCAAACCCGGTAATTTTACTTGATGAAATAGACAAAATGTCAGCGGATTATCGTGGCGATCCAACTTCGGCATTATTAGAAGTTTTAGATCCAGAACAAAATGTTAACTTTCAAGATCATTATTTAGAAGTTGAATATGATTTATCAAAAGTTATGTTCATAGCGACAGCAAACTATTTCGAAAATATTCCCGAAGCCTTAGTTGATCGTGTTGAAATGATTGAATTAAGTTCTTATACTTTTATTGAAAAATTAGAAATCGCTAAAAAACATTTGATTCCTAAAACATTAGAATTTAATTCATTGAACGAATCACAATATGTGATTTCTGATGATGTTTTAAGTTTTGTAATCAAAAATTACACTCGTGAAAGCGGAGTTCGTGAGTTGAGCCGTATTTTAGATAAAATTGCTCGTAAAATTGTTGTGAAAATATTATCAAAAGAAATTAAAAATGATTTTGAAATTACTACATCAGTAGTTGAAGATTTCCTTGGACCTATTAAATTTGATGAAGCTGAAAATGACAATCACCCTCAAATTGGTACGGTAAATGGTTTAGCTTGAACAAGTTTTGGTGGTTCAACTTTACCAATCGAAGTAACAACATTTGATGGTAAAGACGGATTAAAATTAACAGGACAATTAAAAGATGTTATGCAAGAATCAGCACAAATAGCACTTGCATATGTTCGTTCAAATGCTAAAGAATTCGATATTGATTTTGATTTTGAAAATAAGACTATTCATATTCACGTACCAGA
Coding sequences within:
- a CDS encoding F0F1 ATP synthase subunit delta; amino-acid sequence: MLEKEKIQNYAIALFELSTEQNKTDEFYIQFKKITSAFRDEPDFAKVLNSYSIPNEDKYKMIDNVFSGNDQLIINFIKILSKEHMITKIVYIYEVFRNFYYEAKKIKRGTIFSTTPLTEKEIEQFTQKYSIMFNFNLILKNRIDKSIIGGVKIVIDDIVIDNTILNQLNKLKDSILK
- the atpA gene encoding F0F1 ATP synthase subunit alpha; this translates as MPLKPNDLSAIIKKQIKNFAKVISTEEIGEIVTLGDGIALVSGLDNAKLGELLDMGNDVYGMVLNLEEELVGVVIMGDTNKLTEGSEVKRTNKVISTTVGDELLGRVVDALANPIDGQGKIDAELTSEIFKVAPGIMTRQSVDQPLETGIIAIDSMVPIGRGQRELIIGDRQTGKTSIAIDAILNQKGKNIHCIYVAIGQKNSTVSQIVEQLKKDDALEYTTIINASASESAPLQYIAPYTGVTIAEYWMSKGKDVLIVYDDLTKHAVAYRTLSLLLRRPPGREAYPGDVFYLHSQLLERSARLNSENGGGSCTALPIIETQVGDISAYIPTNVISITDGQIFTKEDLFNSGQRPAVDVGFSVSRVGGAAQIKAMKQVSSSLKLELAQYNEMQAFAQFGSDLDESTRSILDHGAKVYEFLKQPQGQPINQIDQSLLLFCIKYRLTNPIPKENINEFKNQFLSFFKQDKTAKSLRLKLINKKAFDDEIISSLKEVIKNFIQTYINKIPNYDKNAHPSIPKD
- the atpG gene encoding ATP synthase F1 subunit gamma — translated: MADLLNIKHRIDSVTTTKKITKAMELVATAKLGRTKNDYDKIKIYYDRVQSIFDNLMVHSEEIEKTINVEGSKNGVPKSLYIIIGSDLGLCGAYNANLVKLVKENINKDSLMIVIGSKMLNAFKKYDNQIIQSFIKIGDTLEYSLAQVISKKIYDTIQEIYVKDVNIIYTEYINSITTNPVIKQIYPIKEKTQTSEVPKIDLSIYEPSPSYILASSFGMYFEAEMYLALGSSKLSEMSSRRTAMESATDNAEELIKKLQLSYNRTRQAKITEELTEIISGSSS
- the atpD gene encoding F0F1 ATP synthase subunit beta translates to MLSDNVEINTGHIVQILGPVVDIRFEPGHMPFINNALVLNHEGKKYVFEVSQHIGNDTVRAISMDLTFGLRRGMKVYDTHAPISVPVGKAVLSRIFNVLGDPIDLKPWDGSDVDYMPIHAAAPSYEDQKSAVEILETGIKVIDLLMPYVKGGKIGLFGGAGVGKTVLIQELINNIATQHGGISVFAGVGERTREGNDLYHEMKASGVLDKTALVFGQMNEPPGARMRVAFTALTMAEHFRDRENQDVLLFIDNIFRFTQAGSEVSALLGRMPSAVGYQPTLATEMGSLQERITSTKRGSITSVQAVYVPADDLTDPAPATTFNHLDAKTVLDRNIAALGIYPAIDPLASNSRLLDPKIIGLEHYTCARGVQSILQRFKELQDIIAILGMDELSEEDKKVVARARRIRNFLSQPFFVAEKFSGYPGKFIKLSETIHSFQEILDGKHDNLPEEHFLYAGSIEEVVARSKK
- a CDS encoding F0F1 ATP synthase subunit epsilon; its protein translation is MANKVYLTITTPTGSYLETETNIVTVKTTEGYIGLQANGTEFMAALVASKMFVTSENNNQKTYYINQGIVHAKDDKIDIIVNNISDKALEEIKFKPSDNSNFSFIEETKLKRSIAKK
- a CDS encoding DNA-processing protein DprA — protein: MNKFIIYFTFKHNGDWRKIFQDFHSKEIIEQKEIVKYDKILKQMGLQHLTILDNQYPNKLKNVYQPPFTLFYKGDLNLLNDSIFLSIAGDLKDDQNNDYIIKTLSQINKDNNITLVTFSSNYTNKTVLDYFIKNNMKIIMIHPSGINENDKYFQFNSVNILHITEVPIAVKSNKKYTEMANRLISAISDKLIIYSITKNSNLNKMINDFLDIGKDIYAFPNVFNDYQNWTNYLIEQGAKIITGFA
- the deoD gene encoding purine-nucleoside phosphorylase, with amino-acid sequence MTPHINAKEGSIAKLVLMPGDPLRAKFIAEKFLENPELVSNVRNVLMYTGTYKGERVTVAASGMGVPSIGIYAYELFNFYGVEAIVRIGSTGAYVKELNLYDVVLAESCYGENTSFRKAFLNDESNIIYPTKDLNELILKNAKELNIPVSLERVHSEDAFYTTESAEQRRKRSGNSACVEMESYGLFTVAEKLNKKAACLLTVSDNLVTQEFTSSEEREKAFEKMMELSLSLAKGF
- a CDS encoding thymidine phosphorylase, coding for MRMTDLIELKANKGELSKEQIQFIVSNFTNKNIPDYQMAAFLMAVRLNGMNSKETAYLTESMMNSGKVLDWSFLNTTIVDKHSTGGVGDKVSIVLGPLLAAVGLTMAKMSGRGLAQTGGTIDKLETIKGFNVVLSEEKFKDVVKKHKIAIVGQDKELVPADKLIYALRDVTGTVQSIPLIASSIMSKKLATGSNVILLDVKCGSGAFMKTVEEATALGKEMIEIGKNLGRKVIVEITNMQQPLGRAIGNKNEVLEAIQTLKGEGPKEFTKLIYSSGSELIKGSNLASTIEEANELIDQAISSGAAFKKFCEWVTAQGGDIEDTLKSDWWKPAYSIEIQSDKTGYLEITSALEFGLCAMKLGAGRATKEDLIDNEAGIYLNKITNEFVNKGDILFTLYSSKEIDKNIIKDLKNAYQINQETIENPVVLKKIN
- the deoC gene encoding deoxyribose-phosphate aldolase; this translates as MQYNRMVDHTLLKPEATQKDIDNLIKEAKEYNFKSVCINPSWIKHAVEKLKNTDTIVCTVVGFPLGSMSTQAKVFETKLAISHGAEEVDMVINIGRFKDGQYDYVLNEIKALKSECGKKVLKVIIETALLTNWEIEKATEIVMQSGADFIKTSTGFSYRGASFEDIEIMKKVAGDKLLIKAAGGIKSYADMEKMAKLGANRFGMSKSVQIFSNPTEKTESNY
- the upp gene encoding uracil phosphoribosyltransferase → MIQIFDHPLIKTKLTTMRDKETNHYVFRKNLNEIASLMVFEVLRDYKPKEIEVITPIEVKTTGYTYDKEIVIIPILRAGLGMVQGILDLVPQARVGHIGIQRNEQTFEANDYYYKVPNVDKDSYVLVVDPMLATGVSATDAIRKLKNEGFTNIKLVCLVGVQKGIDKVMEEFPEVDIYLATKDEKLNGKKYIVPGLGDAGDRLFGTK
- the lon gene encoding endopeptidase La, which codes for MENKKYLYIPIKNDIVFADTNHDILIGKTESLQIIDFSQNSNIEIVLLPKIENTDNKSVKFHQYGTLVKIANVKNSLKLAKTKVVTFEGLQQVEIIERDVEGTDLNAVGSVVIAKPVDFYYSDFEKSKKIFEKIIKVTNQNISRKNSDFDSSVENLDLSLTSQQFLTSLASKVLDSFDATIEEKDEIFSTTDISERIELIYKLLIKNIELQVVDEEIDKVLRGELEDQHREYLLRERMRVIQKSLGEEESDLDFEKKSKDPQFKKIFPDAVIKTIAKEKSKIKNMMPSSPEANISKNYVDLMQILPWRKVVAENLDLENAKNVLDKHHYGLNKPKERILEFIAVMTHNKIQDKNKNDLSSIPNDPNHFIDNNLFVSKEGSLVNESLRPMPILTLIGPPGVGKTTLVRSIANALERPYIKVSLGGVKDESEIRGHRRTYVGAMPGKIINAIKKAGVSNPVILLDEIDKMSADYRGDPTSALLEVLDPEQNVNFQDHYLEVEYDLSKVMFIATANYFENIPEALVDRVEMIELSSYTFIEKLEIAKKHLIPKTLEFNSLNESQYVISDDVLSFVIKNYTRESGVRELSRILDKIARKIVVKILSKEIKNDFEITTSVVEDFLGPIKFDEAENDNHPQIGTVNGLAWTSFGGSTLPIEVTTFDGKDGLKLTGQLKDVMQESAQIALAYVRSNAKEFDIDFDFENKTIHIHVPEGAVPKDGPSAGVTFTTAIISALSKKPVDNNIAMTGEITLRGKVLPIGGLKEKSLAASRLGIKTIFIPELNKKNLVDIPKEIKDKIQFVPVSSYKTIYDHIFKK